A window of the Amycolatopsis solani genome harbors these coding sequences:
- a CDS encoding serine/threonine-protein kinase, translating to MTDEQTRPYPPQAPVTPGQRVVAGRYLLLGELGRGGMGVVWRAQDQVIGRQVAVKELRLPDAESAAVFSERALREVRTGGRLNDPAVVTVYDVVTDGGTTFIVMELVEAPSLADLVRQRGPMPAAQAALMGERVLAALQAAHSAGIVHRDVKPANILVAPDGRVKLTDFGIAHAVDDPRLTTSGMIVGSPAFMAPERVEGREALPASDLWSLGATLFFAVEGSIPFERATTAATLHAIMTEIPYLTRGQGPIAAAILGLLVANPDARLSAAQAQNLLTTAQGVRPTPPNGTAMLGAPATRTAPQPPPKKNLRALWLSLAALLVVGALVGGFFAGKAYQTPAADPQKQPTMTFGLGGQVRANIGSYYRCFNTPVQDGAIISEDENKGDCTQSHLLEVYEIGGLLSVENWNSDDAKVADYPGLAAVTASAEAACATAFRSSIVPEAKRQDLTYRALVPTQQQWQSSPSKSGEEPTREFYCLLAKSDGGPITAPIVTKVK from the coding sequence GTGACCGACGAACAGACCCGGCCGTACCCACCTCAGGCGCCCGTCACGCCTGGTCAGCGGGTCGTCGCCGGCCGCTACCTCCTGCTCGGCGAACTGGGCCGCGGCGGCATGGGTGTCGTGTGGCGGGCCCAGGACCAGGTCATCGGGCGGCAGGTCGCCGTCAAGGAACTGCGGCTGCCCGACGCCGAGTCGGCCGCCGTCTTCTCCGAGCGCGCGCTGCGCGAGGTGCGCACCGGCGGGCGGCTCAACGACCCCGCCGTCGTCACCGTCTACGACGTCGTCACCGACGGCGGCACGACCTTCATCGTGATGGAGCTCGTCGAGGCGCCGAGCCTCGCCGACCTCGTGCGCCAGCGCGGCCCGATGCCCGCCGCGCAGGCCGCGCTGATGGGGGAGCGGGTCCTGGCCGCGCTGCAGGCCGCGCACTCCGCCGGGATCGTGCACCGCGACGTCAAGCCGGCGAACATCCTGGTCGCGCCGGACGGCCGCGTGAAGCTCACCGACTTCGGCATCGCGCACGCCGTCGACGACCCGCGCCTGACCACGAGCGGCATGATCGTCGGCTCGCCCGCGTTCATGGCCCCGGAGCGCGTCGAAGGCCGCGAAGCGCTGCCCGCGTCCGACCTGTGGTCCCTCGGCGCGACGCTGTTCTTCGCCGTCGAAGGCTCGATCCCGTTCGAGCGCGCGACCACCGCCGCGACGCTGCACGCGATCATGACCGAGATCCCGTACCTCACGCGCGGGCAGGGCCCGATCGCCGCGGCCATCCTCGGCCTGCTCGTCGCGAACCCCGACGCACGGCTTTCCGCCGCCCAGGCGCAGAACCTCCTGACCACGGCGCAAGGCGTGCGCCCGACCCCGCCGAACGGCACCGCGATGCTGGGCGCCCCGGCGACGCGGACGGCTCCGCAGCCGCCGCCGAAGAAGAACCTCCGCGCGCTGTGGCTCTCGCTCGCCGCGCTGCTCGTCGTCGGCGCGCTGGTCGGCGGCTTCTTCGCGGGCAAGGCCTACCAGACGCCCGCGGCCGACCCGCAGAAGCAGCCGACCATGACCTTCGGCCTCGGCGGCCAGGTGCGCGCGAACATCGGCAGCTACTACCGGTGCTTCAACACCCCGGTGCAGGACGGCGCGATCATCAGCGAAGACGAGAACAAGGGCGACTGCACCCAGAGCCACCTGCTGGAGGTCTACGAGATCGGCGGCCTGCTGTCGGTCGAGAACTGGAACTCCGACGACGCCAAGGTCGCGGACTACCCGGGGCTGGCCGCGGTGACGGCGAGCGCCGAGGCGGCGTGCGCGACCGCGTTCCGGTCGTCGATCGTGCCCGAGGCGAAGCGGCAGGACCTCACCTACCGCGCGCTCGTGCCGACCCAGCAGCAGTGGCAGAGCTCGCCGTCCAAGAGCGGCGAGGAGCCCACTCGCGAGTTCTACTGCCTGCTCGCCAAGTCCGACGGCGGCCCCATCACGGCGCCGATCGTGACCAAGGTCAAGTAG
- a CDS encoding Nramp family divalent metal transporter, with protein MAVTEAVRPRLMSRLRTGSALLGPAFVAAIAYVDPGNVASNISAGARYGYLLVWVIVAANLMAVLVQYLSAKLGLVSGMSLPEALRARLPRSARLAYWAQAEVVAIATDLAEVVGGAIALNLLFDLPLIAGGLITGAVSLTLLAVQDRGGQRTFERVVTGLLLVIAVGFLASLFVEPPSAAETFGGLVPRFDGSGSVLIAAAMLGATVMPHAVYLHSGLVRDRHGRPDGSQRRRLLRATRADVGLAMLLAGAVNLGMLLLAATNLQGQEGVDSIEGAHSAVAGALGPGVALLFAIGLLASGLASTSVGAYAGAMIMQGLLHKRIPLVLRRLVTLTPAIVVLALGADPSAALVVSQVVLSFGIPFALVPLIRLTADRTLMGEDANRRLTTVAACVIAAVIIALNLVLIYLTFVG; from the coding sequence ATGGCAGTGACCGAGGCCGTGCGGCCGAGACTGATGTCCCGCCTGCGCACGGGATCGGCCCTGCTCGGGCCGGCGTTCGTCGCCGCGATCGCGTACGTCGACCCCGGGAACGTCGCCTCCAACATCAGCGCCGGCGCCCGGTACGGGTACCTGCTGGTCTGGGTGATCGTCGCGGCGAACCTGATGGCCGTGCTGGTGCAGTACCTGTCGGCGAAGCTGGGCCTGGTCAGCGGGATGTCGCTGCCGGAAGCCCTGCGCGCCCGGCTGCCCCGGTCCGCGCGGCTCGCCTACTGGGCGCAGGCCGAGGTCGTCGCCATCGCCACCGACCTGGCCGAGGTGGTCGGCGGCGCGATCGCCCTCAACCTGCTGTTCGACCTGCCGCTCATCGCCGGCGGCCTGATCACCGGCGCGGTTTCGCTGACGCTGCTGGCGGTCCAGGACCGCGGCGGCCAGCGGACGTTCGAACGGGTCGTCACCGGCCTGTTGCTTGTCATCGCCGTCGGCTTCCTGGCCAGCCTGTTCGTCGAGCCGCCGTCGGCGGCGGAAACGTTCGGCGGCCTGGTCCCGCGGTTCGACGGCTCGGGCAGCGTCCTGATCGCGGCGGCGATGCTCGGCGCCACCGTCATGCCGCACGCGGTCTACCTGCACTCCGGCCTGGTCCGCGACCGCCACGGCCGTCCGGACGGCTCCCAGCGCCGCCGCCTGCTGCGCGCGACCCGCGCCGACGTCGGCCTGGCGATGCTCCTGGCCGGCGCGGTGAACCTCGGCATGCTGCTGCTGGCCGCGACGAACCTGCAGGGCCAGGAGGGTGTGGACAGCATCGAGGGCGCGCACAGCGCGGTCGCCGGGGCGCTCGGCCCGGGCGTCGCGCTGCTGTTCGCGATCGGCCTGCTGGCCTCCGGCCTGGCCTCGACGTCGGTCGGCGCGTACGCGGGCGCGATGATCATGCAGGGCCTGCTGCACAAGCGGATCCCGCTGGTCCTGCGCCGCCTGGTGACGCTCACGCCGGCGATCGTGGTGCTCGCGCTGGGCGCCGACCCGAGCGCCGCGCTGGTCGTGTCCCAGGTGGTGCTGTCGTTCGGGATCCCGTTCGCGCTGGTGCCGCTGATCCGCCTGACGGCCGACCGCACGCTGATGGGCGAAGACGCGAACCGCCGCCTGACCACCGTGGCGGCGTGCGTGATCGCGGCCGTCATCATCGCGCTGAACCTGGTCTTGATCTACCTGACCTTCGTAGGCTGA